The DNA sequence CTCGGCGACCTCCAGCCTGCTGTCCCGCCGCGACGTCGTGGTGGTCGCCTCGGTGTCCTGCATCTACGGCCTGGGCACCCCGCAGTCCTACCTGGACCGCTCGGTGGAGTTGCAGGTCGGTGCGGAGGTGCCGCGTGACGGCCTGCTGCGGCTGCTGGTCGACGTCCAGTACACCCGCAACGACATGGCGTTCACCCGCGGCTCCTTCCGGGTGCGCGGCGACACCGTCGAGATCATTCCCTCCTACGAGGAGCTGGCCGTCCGCATCGAGTACTTCGGCGACGAGATCGAGGCGCTGTACTACCTGCATCCGCTCACCGGAGACGTGGTGCGCAAGGTCGACTCGCTGCGCATCTTCCCGGCCACCCACTACGTCGCCGGCCCGGAACGGATGACGCAGGCCATCTCCACCATCGAGCAGGAGCTGGCCGTCCGGCTCGAAGAGCTGGAGAACCACGGCAAACTGCTGGAGGCCCAGCGGCTGCGGATGCGCACCAACTACGACATCGAGATGATGCGCCAGGTCGGCTTCTGCTCGGGCATCGAGAACTATTCGCGCCACATCGACGGTCGCGGCGCCGGCACGCCCCCGGCCACCCTGCTGGATTACTTCCCCGAGGACTTCCTGCTCATCATTGACGAGTCACACGTCACCGTGCCGCAGATCGGCGGCATGTACGAGGGCGACATGTCGCGCAAGCGCAACCTGGTGGAGTTCGGGTTCCGGTTGCCCTCGGCGTGCGACAACCGGCCGCTGACCTGGGAGGAGTTCGCCGACCGGATCGGCCAGACGGTCTACATGTCGGCCACCCCGGGGCCCTACGAGCTCAGCCAGGCCGGCGGCGAGTTCGTCGAGCAGGTGATCCGCCCGACCGGCCTGGTGGACCCGAAGGTCGTGGTGAAGCCGACAAAGGGCCAGATCGACGACCTGATCGCCGAGATCCGGCAGCGCACCGCGGCCGATGAGCGGGTGCTGGTCACCACGCTGACCAAGAAGATGGCCGAAGACCTCACCGATTACCTGCTGGAGATGGGGATTCGGGTGCGCTACCTGCACTCCGAGGTCGACACGCTGCGCCGAGTGGAGCTGCTGCGGCAGCTGCGGCTCGGCGACTACGACGTGCTGATCGGCATCAACCTGCTCCGCGAGGGTCTGGACCTGCCGGAGGTGTCGCTGGTGTCGATCCTCGACGCCGACAAGGAGGGCTTCCTGCGCTCCACCCGCAGCCTGATCCAGACCATCGGTCGCGCGGCCCGCAACGTCTCCGGCGAAGTGCACATGTACGCCGACAAGATCACCGACTCGATGCGCGAGGCCATCGACGAAACCGAACGCCGCCGGGCCAAGCAGGTCGCCTACAACGAGGCCAACGGCATCGACCCCCAGCCGCTGCGCAAGAAGATCGCCGACATCCTCGACCAGGTGTACCGGGAGGTGGAGGACACCGAATCCATCGAGGTCGCCGGGTCGGGCCGCAACGCCTCACGCGGGCGGCGCGCCCAGGGCGAGCCCGGTCGGGCGGTCAGCGCCGGGGTCTTCGAAGGCCGCGACACCAGCAACATGCCACGGGCCGAACTGGCCGACCTGGTCAAGGACCTCACCGAGCAGATGATGAACGCGGCGCGAGATCTGCAGTTCGAGCTGGCGGCCCGGATCCGCGACGAGATCGCCGACCTCAAGAAGGAACTGCGGGGCATGGACGCGGCCGGCATCAAGTGACGCGCCAGGCAGGCGACCATTTTCGCGTGTGATGGTGATCCGTGATTGACTGCAAGCGGTGGTGGAACTGACTGAAACAGTGGTGCATGACTCCGCTGTAAGCACTGGCAGCTGGCGTGAGCTGCTCGGTAGGCGCTATCTGGGCACCGCGGCCGTGCTGGCCGGCGGGGTGGCGCTGTACGCCACCAACGAGTTCCTCACGATCAGCCTGCTGCCCAACACCATCAAGGACATCGGCGGTGAGCGGTTCTACGCCTGGGTGACCACCCTGTACCTGGTCGGATCGGTGATCGCCGCGGCCGCGGCCAACGCGGTGCTGGTCCGCGTGGGTTCTCGCTCGGCCTACCTGCTGGGGCTGCTGTCGTTCGGCCTGGGCACGGTGCTCTGTGCGC is a window from the Mycobacterium sp. SVM_VP21 genome containing:
- the uvrB gene encoding excinuclease ABC subunit UvrB, with amino-acid sequence MAFATEHPIVAHSEYRPAADAVEGIVRAGGRFDVVSEFRPAGDQPAAIADLERRITSGEKDVVLLGATGTGKSATAAWLIERLQRPTLVMAPNKTLAAQLANELREMLPHNAVEYFVSYYDYYQPEAYIAQTDTYIEKDSSINDDVERLRHSATSSLLSRRDVVVVASVSCIYGLGTPQSYLDRSVELQVGAEVPRDGLLRLLVDVQYTRNDMAFTRGSFRVRGDTVEIIPSYEELAVRIEYFGDEIEALYYLHPLTGDVVRKVDSLRIFPATHYVAGPERMTQAISTIEQELAVRLEELENHGKLLEAQRLRMRTNYDIEMMRQVGFCSGIENYSRHIDGRGAGTPPATLLDYFPEDFLLIIDESHVTVPQIGGMYEGDMSRKRNLVEFGFRLPSACDNRPLTWEEFADRIGQTVYMSATPGPYELSQAGGEFVEQVIRPTGLVDPKVVVKPTKGQIDDLIAEIRQRTAADERVLVTTLTKKMAEDLTDYLLEMGIRVRYLHSEVDTLRRVELLRQLRLGDYDVLIGINLLREGLDLPEVSLVSILDADKEGFLRSTRSLIQTIGRAARNVSGEVHMYADKITDSMREAIDETERRRAKQVAYNEANGIDPQPLRKKIADILDQVYREVEDTESIEVAGSGRNASRGRRAQGEPGRAVSAGVFEGRDTSNMPRAELADLVKDLTEQMMNAARDLQFELAARIRDEIADLKKELRGMDAAGIK